Proteins encoded by one window of Mauremys mutica isolate MM-2020 ecotype Southern chromosome 25, ASM2049712v1, whole genome shotgun sequence:
- the THRA gene encoding thyroid hormone receptor alpha → MEQKPSTLDCLSEPEETRWLDGKRKRKSSQCSVKSSMSGYIPSYLDKDEQCVVCGDKATGYHYRCITCEGCKGFFRRTIQKNLHPTYSCKYDGSCVIDKITRNQCQLCRFKKCIAVGMAMDLVLDDSKRVAKRKLIEENRERRRKEEMIKTLQHRPEPSAEEWELIHVVTEAHRSTNAQGSHWKQKRKFLPEDIGQSPMASMPDGDKVDLEAFSEFTKIITPAITRVVDFAKKLPMFSELPCEDQIILLKGCCMEIMSLRAAVRYDPESETLTLSGEMAVKREQLKNGGLGVVSDAIFDLGKSLSAFNLDDTEVALLQAVLLMSSDRTGLLRVEKIEKCQETYLLAFEHYINYRKHNIPHFWPKLLMKVTDLRMIGACHASRFLHMKVECPTELFPPLFLEVFEDQEV, encoded by the exons GTGGCTGGATGGGAAACGCAAAAGAAAGAGCAGCCAATGTTCGGTGAAGAGCAGCATGTCAG GGTACATCCCTAGTTACCTGGACAAAGATGAACAATGTGTCGTGTGCGGTGACAAGGCAACCGGCTACCACTACCGCTGCATCACCTGCGAGGGCTGCAAG GGTTTTTTCCGACGGACCATCCAGAAGAACCTGCACCCGACCTACTCCTGCAAGTACGATGGCAGCTGTGTCATCGACAAGATCACCCGCAACCAGTGCCAGCTCTGCCGCTTCAAGAAGTGCATCGCCGTGGGCATGGCCATGGACT tGGTGCTGGATGACTCCAAGCGGGTAGCCAAGCGGAAGCTGATCGAGGAGAACCGAGAGCGGCGGCGCAAGGAGGAGATGATCAAGACCCTGCAGCACCGCCCGGAGCCCAGCGCCGAGGAGTGGGAGCTGATCCACGTGGTGACGGAGGCGCATCGCAGCACCAACGCCCAGGGCAGCCACTGGAAACAGAAGCGGAAATTCCTG CCCGAGGACATCGGCCAATCGCCCATGGCCTCCATGCCCGACGGGGACAAGGTCGACCTGGAGGCGTTCAGCGAGTTTACAAAAATCATTACCCCGGCCATCACCCGCGTGGTGGACTTTGCCAAAAAACTGCCCATGTTTTCAGAG CTGCCTTGCGAGGACCAGATCATCCTGCTGAAGGGCTGCTGCATGGAGATCATGTCGCTGCGGGCGGCCGTGCGCTACGACCCCGAGAGCGAGACGCTGACGCTGAGCGGCGAGATGGCCGTCAAGCGGGAGCAGCTGAAGAACGGCGGGCTGGGCGTGGTGTCCGACGCCATCTtcgacctgggcaagtcactctcCGCCTTCAACCTGGACGACACGGAAGTGGCGCTGCTCCAGGCCGTGCTGCTCATGTCCTCAG ACCGCACCGGGCTGTTGCGGGTGGAGAAGATCGAGAAGTGCCAGGAGACCTACCTGCTGGCGTTCGAACACTACATCAACTATCGCAAACACAACATTCCCCACTTCTGGCCCAAGCTGCTGATGAAGGTGACCGACCTGCGCATGATCGGCGCCTGCCACGCCAGCCGCTTCCTGCACATGAAGGTGGAGTGCCCCACCGAGCTGTTCCCACCCCTCTTCCTCGAGGTCTTTGAGGATCAGGAAGTctag